The following are encoded together in the Glycine soja cultivar W05 chromosome 5, ASM419377v2, whole genome shotgun sequence genome:
- the LOC114412340 gene encoding flavonol synthase/flavanone 3-hydroxylase-like yields MEVERIQTLSLNQLKELPPQFIRPANERPENTKAIEGVIVPLISLSQSHHLLVKEIAEAASEWGFFVITDHGMSQTLIQRLQEVGKEFFALPQEEKEAYANDSSEGKFEGYGTKMTKNLEEKVEWVDYFFHLMAPPSKVNYDMWPKHPSSYREVTQEYNKEMLRVTNKVLELLSEGLGLERKVLKSRLGDEEIELEMKINMYPPCPQPHLALGVEPHTDMSALTILVPNEVPGLQVWKENSWVAVNYLQNALMVHVGDQLEVLSNGKYKSVLHRSLVNKERNRMSWAVFVAPPHQAVIGPLPSLINDQNPPKFSTKTYAEYRYRKFNKLSQ; encoded by the exons ATGGAAGTGGAAAGAATACAAACCTTGTCTTTGAACCAGCTCAAGGAGCTTCCACCCCAGTTCATCCGTCCAGCCAATGAAAGGCCAGAGAACACCAAAGCCATAGAAGGTGTCATTGTGCCTCTCATCTCACTGTCTCAGTCACATCATCTTTTGGTGAAGGAAATAGCTGAAGCTGCTTCTGAGTGGGGATTTTTCGTCATAACCGACCATGGTATGTCACAAACATTGATCCAACGTTTGCAAGAGGTTGGTAAGGAGTTCTTTGCCCTCCCTCAAGAAGAGAAAGAGGCTTATGCAAATGACTCTTCCGAAGGTAAGTTTGAGGGATATGGCACAAAAATGACCAAAAACCTTGAAGAAAAGGTGGAGTgggttgattatttttttcatctaatgGCTCCTCCTTCTAAGGTCAACTATGACATGTGGCCGAAACACCCTTCTTCCTACAG GGAAGTGACACAAGAATACAACAAGGAGATGTTAAGGGTAACAAACAAGGTTTTGGAGCTTCTGTCCGAAGGCTTGGGCTTAGAGAGGAAGGTTTTAAAGTCCAGGTTGGGAGATGAAGAAATAGAGTTAGAAATGAAGATAAATATGTATCCACCATGTCCACAGCCACATCTAGCTTTGGGAGTTGAACCTCACACTGACATGAGTGCCCTTACCATACTCGTCCCAAACGAAGTTCCAGGCCTCCAAGTTTGGAAGGAGAATAGTTGGGTTGCGGTCAATTACTTGCAAAATGCACTCATGGTACATGTTGGTGATCAACTTGAG GTGTTGAGTAACGGAAAGTACAAGAGTGTTCTGCATAGAAGCTTGGTGAATAAGGAACGAAATCGCATGTCATGGGCAGTGTTTGTTGCGCCTCCACATCAGGCAGTGATAGGGCCTCTTCCTTCTCTCATCAATGATCAGAACCCACCCAAGTTTTCAACAAAAACCTATGCTGAGTATCGTTATCGCAAATTCAATAAGCTTTCCCAATAA